From one Montipora capricornis isolate CH-2021 chromosome 10, ASM3666992v2, whole genome shotgun sequence genomic stretch:
- the LOC138019044 gene encoding uncharacterized protein — protein MDQESGKVAPETVPVRAERTFEQGPEKPKRDRSADRITELGPNKSSLERSSEREKKGAKEKERIPPKSPPSIKSPSRSPSIVTATVGDSTAAKPTTPPGSPREEQAADEEESGNQSADDLFEPLTPDRSPSNLFMSDDEEPEDVREKLTEKQKRTFARTSDNKEDGYEEILSDEEDMEDGTLDDTDVTFGELDVYSEDAWMSVSVSFNPYQCDLSILTAFTPPDSTEHEKAVLKASEDSCKSD, from the exons ATGGATCAGGAATCAGGGAAGGTAGCTCCTGAAACAGTCCCTGTGAGGGCTGAAAGGACTTTTGAGCAGGGCCCTGAAAAGCCCAAAAGGGACAGGAGTGCAGACAGAATCACTGAGTTAGGTCCAAACAAGAGTTCTTTGGAGAGGTCTTCTGAG agagaaaaaaagggTGCTAAAGAAAAAGAGAGGATTCCCCCGAAGTCACCACCAAGCATAAAATCACCTTCAAGATCACCCTCAATTGTTACAGCTACTGTTGGGGATAGTACTGCTGCTAAACCAACAACACCACCAGGGTCCCCCAGAGAGGAG CAAGCAGCCGATGAGGAGGAGTCTGGCAATCAATCAGCTGATGACTTATTTGAGCCACTTACACCTGACAGATCACCATCCAATTTGTTTATGTCTGATGATGAGGAACCTGAAGATGTT AGAGAAAAACtgacagaaaagcagaaaagaaCCTTTGCCAGAACAAGCGATAACAAAGAG GATGGCTATGAAGAAATACTGAGCGATGAAGAG GATATGGAGGACGGAACCTTAGATGACACT GATGTAACGTTTGGGGAATTAGACGTTTACAGTGAGGATGCTTGGATGTCAGTCTCTGTCAGTTTCAACCCTTATCAATGTGACTTATCCATACTAACT GCGTTCACTCCACCAGATAGTACAGAGCATGAGAAGGCAGTTTTGAAAGCCTCTGAAGATTCTTGTAAGTCAGATTGA